A window of the Hevea brasiliensis isolate MT/VB/25A 57/8 chromosome 6, ASM3005281v1, whole genome shotgun sequence genome harbors these coding sequences:
- the LOC110636488 gene encoding uncharacterized protein LOC110636488 isoform X1 encodes MFGFSSSRLALNKSVSLLVSNVQLGILPFHSLFAIRSFSSTISSNLNEHSFIVSYLINSCGLTLKSAQSISKRVWFETPERPDSVLRFFREHGFTDSQISKIVKHRPCLLLAKPEKTFLPKLEFLRSIGVSRSGLPIFVSRNPDLLVRSLERCLIPIYEILKSVLISDEKVVKTLNRMENRSLYFFQKTFSNNLSILRGLGISQSSISYLVTQSPSAMCQKVGKFAEVVKKVMNLGFDPSKVIFVIAVHVFHSMSHKTWEHKMEVYGRVGLSEDEIWSMFRKHPKCMSLSEKKVTGMMNFLVCKMGWQAAAVARVPNILFYSLERRIMPRCSVVRVLLLKGLIKADIHLSAVLIPSEKNFLESFVIKHQEQLPQLLDLYQGKMNVTELCFGFDDKSRISEVLMVFYITLPDFVIMRVSSERW; translated from the exons ATGTTTGGTTTTTCCAGTTCAAGATTAGCTTTGAATAAGAGCGTTTCTCTTTTGGTCTCAAATGTCCAACTAGGTATTCTTCCTTTTCACTCATTATTCGCAATCAGATCCTTCTCGTCTACCATATCTTCTAATTTGAATGAGCACTCATTTATAGTCTCATACCTCATAAATTCATGTGGATTAACCCTAAAATCTGCTCAATCTATCTCTAAGAGGGTATGGTTTGAAACCCCTGAAAGACCCGACTCAGTATTAAGGTTTTTCAGGGAACATGGATTCACCGATTCCCAGATCTCCAAAATTGTTAAGCATCGGCCCTGTTTGCTTTTAGCGAAACCAGAAAAGACATTCTTGCCCAAGCTTGAGTTTCTGCGTTCTATAGGGGTTTCAAGATCCGGCCTTCCTATATTTGTTTCTAGGAATCCAGATTTGTTGGTTCGAAGTTTAGAGCGGTGTCTGATCCCAATTTATGAAATCCTTAAAAGTGTTCTTATTTCTGATGAGAAAGTAGTTAAGACCCTGAATCGCATGGAAAACAGATCTTTGTACTTTTTTCAGAAAACATTTTCTAACAATTTATCAATCTTAAGAGGGCTTGGAATCTCTCAATCTTCCATCTCTTACTTGGTCACCCAAAGTCCCTCAGCCATGTGCCAAAAAGTAGGCAAGTTTGCTGAAGTGGTCAAGAAGGTTATGAATCTAGGATTTGACCCGTCAAAAGTTATATTTGTTATTGCTGTCCATGTTTTTCATTCGATGTCGCACAAAACATGGGAACACAAAATGGAGGTTTATGGGAGGGTGGGTTTGTCTGAAGATGAGATTTGGTCGATGTTCAGAAAACATCCCAAATGTATGTCTTTGTCTGAGAAGAAGGTCACTGGCATGATGAATTTTCTTGTGTGCAAGATGGGTTGGCAGGCTGCTGCTGTTGCTAGAGTTCCAAACATTCTTTTTTATAGTTTGGAGAGAAGGATTATGCCTAGATGTTCAGTTGTAAGAGTTTTGCTTTTAAAGGGTTTGATTAAGGCTGACATCCATTTATCTGCGGTGTTGATACCTTCTGAAAAGAACTTCTTGGAAAGTTTTGTGATCAAGCATCAAGAACAGTTGCCTCAATTGTTAGACCTCTATCAGGGAAAAATGAATGTTACAGAACTTTGCTTTGGTTTTGATGATAAATCTAGGATTTCTG AAGTGTTGATGGTGTTTTACATAACACTGCCAGACTTCGTCATCATGAGAGTATCTTCAGAAAGATGGTGA
- the LOC110636488 gene encoding uncharacterized protein LOC110636488 isoform X2, protein MFGFSSSRLALNKSVSLLVSNVQLGILPFHSLFAIRSFSSTISSNLNEHSFIVSYLINSCGLTLKSAQSISKRVWFETPERPDSVLRFFREHGFTDSQISKIVKHRPCLLLAKPEKTFLPKLEFLRSIGVSRSGLPIFVSRNPDLLVRSLERCLIPIYEILKSVLISDEKVVKTLNRMENRSLYFFQKTFSNNLSILRGLGISQSSISYLVTQSPSAMCQKVGKFAEVVKKVMNLGFDPSKVIFVIAVHVFHSMSHKTWEHKMEVYGRVGLSEDEIWSMFRKHPKCMSLSEKKVTGMMNFLVCKMGWQAAAVARVPNILFYSLERRIMPRCSVVRVLLLKGLIKADIHLSAVLIPSEKNFLESFVIKHQEQLPQLLDLYQGKMNVTELCFGFDDKSRISDFVIMRVSSERW, encoded by the exons ATGTTTGGTTTTTCCAGTTCAAGATTAGCTTTGAATAAGAGCGTTTCTCTTTTGGTCTCAAATGTCCAACTAGGTATTCTTCCTTTTCACTCATTATTCGCAATCAGATCCTTCTCGTCTACCATATCTTCTAATTTGAATGAGCACTCATTTATAGTCTCATACCTCATAAATTCATGTGGATTAACCCTAAAATCTGCTCAATCTATCTCTAAGAGGGTATGGTTTGAAACCCCTGAAAGACCCGACTCAGTATTAAGGTTTTTCAGGGAACATGGATTCACCGATTCCCAGATCTCCAAAATTGTTAAGCATCGGCCCTGTTTGCTTTTAGCGAAACCAGAAAAGACATTCTTGCCCAAGCTTGAGTTTCTGCGTTCTATAGGGGTTTCAAGATCCGGCCTTCCTATATTTGTTTCTAGGAATCCAGATTTGTTGGTTCGAAGTTTAGAGCGGTGTCTGATCCCAATTTATGAAATCCTTAAAAGTGTTCTTATTTCTGATGAGAAAGTAGTTAAGACCCTGAATCGCATGGAAAACAGATCTTTGTACTTTTTTCAGAAAACATTTTCTAACAATTTATCAATCTTAAGAGGGCTTGGAATCTCTCAATCTTCCATCTCTTACTTGGTCACCCAAAGTCCCTCAGCCATGTGCCAAAAAGTAGGCAAGTTTGCTGAAGTGGTCAAGAAGGTTATGAATCTAGGATTTGACCCGTCAAAAGTTATATTTGTTATTGCTGTCCATGTTTTTCATTCGATGTCGCACAAAACATGGGAACACAAAATGGAGGTTTATGGGAGGGTGGGTTTGTCTGAAGATGAGATTTGGTCGATGTTCAGAAAACATCCCAAATGTATGTCTTTGTCTGAGAAGAAGGTCACTGGCATGATGAATTTTCTTGTGTGCAAGATGGGTTGGCAGGCTGCTGCTGTTGCTAGAGTTCCAAACATTCTTTTTTATAGTTTGGAGAGAAGGATTATGCCTAGATGTTCAGTTGTAAGAGTTTTGCTTTTAAAGGGTTTGATTAAGGCTGACATCCATTTATCTGCGGTGTTGATACCTTCTGAAAAGAACTTCTTGGAAAGTTTTGTGATCAAGCATCAAGAACAGTTGCCTCAATTGTTAGACCTCTATCAGGGAAAAATGAATGTTACAGAACTTTGCTTTGGTTTTGATGATAAATCTAGGATTTCTG ACTTCGTCATCATGAGAGTATCTTCAGAAAGATGGTGA